Part of the Paeniglutamicibacter sulfureus genome, ATGCCACGCGCAAGGTCAGGGCGCTGGAACGCGACGGTGCGGTCTTTGCCGAGCATTGGGACCATTGGGCAGCCCAGGAAGAGGCGTATCTCGCCGCCGATGCGGTCCCCGAGAACGCCGATGTCACCGTGGAGAACCGGGCGGACGGAAGCGCCCCGGACCACGTGCTGCGCGCGCTGAAGGCCTTGCCCCGGTGTGCCCCGGCTCTCTCCCCCGAACGCACCGAGTCCGCGGCGCAAGCACCGTTGCACACCGCACTGCAGGCGGTCCCCGACGCAGCCGCACTCTTCGAAGCACTCTACGCCGAAGCCGGGCACGCGGTCCTGCTCGAATCCAGCAACCTGGGCTTCGCGGACCCGCGCCAACGCAACCGCTACTCCATCATGGCCGCTGCCACCACCGATCACTGCGCGGTCTATGAACAACGCGGCGCGGTGGGGATCTTGCGCGAGGGCACCGCCACGGCGCGGCTCGCGGGCGGCTTCTTCGACTGGCTCGCCCGCAGCTGGGATGCCGCCGGCTTCCTGCCGGCGCAGGGAGAGATTCCGTTTGTTCCCGGCTGGCTGGGCTTCCTGGGGTACGAACTCAAGCGGGAAACCGGCGGCAGCGACATCCGGGTGGACTCGCAGGTACCCTCTGGGCCGGCGGATGCCGCCATGATCAGGCCCTCCCAAGTAGTAGTCGTTGACCACCAGGCCTCCACGGTGCACCTGCTGTCCACCGCTGCCGCTGACGCCGAGGGCTTCTTCGGCCGCGTCCGGGAGCTGCTGCCACAGCTGCCGACCACCGCCGCCGTGCCCGCGCCGCTGGTCCCGGCACCCGCGTTCACCGCGCATGACGACCGCCCCGCCTACTTGGAAAAGGTCCGTGCCGCACAGGAACAGATCCGCCTGGGCAACAGCTACGAGGTCTGCCTGACCACGTCCCTGCGCGCGGAGGCGGTGCCCTGCGACCCGTGGGAGAACTACCTGCGGCTGCGCGCTGCGAACCCCGCGCCTTTCGCGCACTACCTGCGCTTTGGCGACATGGCAGCGGCCAGCACCTCCCCCGAGCGTTTCATGTCGATCGGTTCCGATGGCTGGATGCGCGCCGAACCCATCAAGGGCACCAGGCCGCGCGGTGACTCGCCCGAGGCCGACCTGGCCCTGGTCCGGGAGCTGGAAAGCTCTCCCAAGGACCGCGCCGAAAACATCATGATCGTGGACCTGTTGCGCAACGACCTGTCGCATTTCGCCGATCCCCGCACCCTCTCGGTGCCGCGGCTGTGCGCCATTGAAAGCTATGCGAGCGTCCACCAGATGGTCTCCACCATTGACGCCAGGCTGCGTCCCGGTGCCCCGCGCGCCGAGGCCATTGCCGCGGCGTTCCCCGCCGGTTCCATGACCGGTGCGCCAAAGGTCTCCACCATGGAGATCCTGGATGTGCTCGAGGACGGCAGGGCCCGCGGGCTGTACTCCGGGGCCGTGGGGTATTTTTCCGCCACCGGCGCCGCCGACCTGTCGGTCGTCATCCGCACCCTGGTCATGGGCAGCGCCGCTGCCCCCGGCACCTGGAACCTGTCCTTGGGCGTGGGCGGTGCCATCACCGCCGATTCGTCGCCGCAGGAGGAATGGGACGAGGTCAGGACCAAGGCCTTCGGCGTCCTCTCCGCGCTGGGCAGCGTATTCCCGGGACCTTGAACGGCCCCCCGCGCCCTCCTTCGGCGGCGCCGGGCTTACTGCAGGGTGGCTGAAAGCCGTGCCACGTTGTCGATCCACCGGTTCACCGGGGTGCGCCGGCTCCACGTCCCAAGGGTGAGCTCGGTCGAGTTGGCCCGGTAGATGTCCTGAACCTTCATCAGCTCACCGACCAGGTCCGCGCCCAGGAGCATCAGGGTGATCTCAAGGTTCAGCGAGAAGGAACGCATGTCCATGTTGGAGGACCCCATGACCACCACGTCGTTGTCCACCGCCATGCACTTTGAATGCAGGACCGCGGGGGCCTTGTAGAGGTAGATCCGCACCCCTGCCCGCAGCAGGGCTTCGTAGTAGGACTGCTGCGCGTGCTGCACCAAGGCCTGGTCGCCCTTCTCGCAAACGAAGAGTTCCACCGCCACCCCGCGCTGGGCGGCGGTGGTGATGGCATAGAGCAGCGAATCGTCGGGGACGAAGTAGGGGCTGGTGATGGAGAGGCGCTCGGTGGCCGAATAGATCAGCGTGTTGAACAGCCGCAGGTTGTTTTCCGACTCGAAACCCGGTCCGCTGGGCACCACCTGCCCCAGGTCCTCCCCGGCGTTCGGCGCCTCGGTCATCGCCTCTTCCACCACCGCCAGGTCGTTGAGCAGGTCCTCGTCGGATTCCTGGGACCAGTCGGTCGCGAAGACCACGTCCAGGCTGGTCACCAGCGGGCCGCGGATCTTGGCCATGAGCTCGACCCATTCCCGCCCGAGCTTGTGCGCGCTGCTGCGCTTGTATCCGGGCTCGATGAGGTTTTGGCTGCCGGTGAAGGCCACCTGGCCGTCCACCACCACGATCTTGCGGTGGTTGCGCAGGTCCGGGCGCCGCCACCTGCGCTGGAAGGGCGCCAGCGGAAGCATCCGCCGCCACTTGATGCCCGCGGCGCTCATCCGCCGCACCAGGGAAAAGTAGCCCCTGACGCGCAACGAGCCCAGGTGGTCAAAGAGCACCCTCACCTTGACCCCGCGCGCCACCGCCCGCTCCAGGGCCTCCAGGAACGGGGCGACATACTGCTCGTCGTCGCCGATGATGTAGAACTGCACGTGCACGTAGCGCCGGGCCCTGTCGATTTCCCGGCGCATCTCATCCAGGGATTCCTTGTAGCCGGTGATGAACTCCACCGCGTTGCCGGCCTGCAGCGGCAGCGCGCCCAGCCTCCGGTTCAGCTGGACCGCAGAGAGCACCCAGTCCGGGGCATCGGGCGCCGAGGTGTCCCCGCTCAGGTGCTGGGTGGCTTCGAGGATCGACGCGTTGACGCGGCGCTGGCGTTCGATGCGGCGCCGCGACAGCTTGATGTTGGCAAAAAGCAGGTAGAGCAGCAGGCCCGCCACGGGCAGGAAGAAGATGGCCAGGAGCCACGCCATCGCGGTGGTCGGGCGACGGTTGCCCGGAACGATGCCCACCATGGTGATGCGGATGGTGAGCTCGATGCCCACGGCGATCGACCACAGGGCTGCACCAATCTCCAGTGCGTCGTTGCCTGCGTCCATGGATCCCTCCTTGCCAGAGCCGGATTCCCGGCCATACCCCAGACTACCGCCCGCACGGCGCACACCGGAGAACCACTTTCGCGGCGGTAATCTGGTAGCCATGACTGCACTTGTGTTCCTTGACAGCGATTTTCCCGCCGGCCGCATCGCCGATGCCGCAACCGCACAGCTCTCGGTCCTCGACCAGGGAGTGACGCGCGGGGACGGGATCTTCGAATCCGCGTTGTACTCCCGCGGGGTCGTGCGCAAGCTCGACGCCCACCTGGCACGGATGCGCGTCTCGGCCTCGACGTGCGACTTGTTGATCCCGCACGAGGAGGACTGGCGCACGGCGATCAAGACGGCCGTGGCAGCATACGATGCCGAGTCCCCCAGCGAGGAAGCCGTCGTGAAGCTCGTGGCCACCCGCGGCACCGAGGGCACCGGGCACGGCACGTCCTGGGTCATGGTCTCCCCCGCCCCGGAGCTGGGACGGAAGCAGCGCGAGAGCGGGGTCTCGGTGATCTTCCTGGATCGCGGCTACGACTCGCGGGTCGCCGAGCGCGCCCCGTGGCTGCTGATGGGCGCCAAGACGCTGTCCTACGCGGTGAACATGGCAGCGTTGCGCCATGCCAGGAAGCTGGGCGCCGATGATGTCATCTTCGTTTCCAGCGACGGAATCGTCTTGGAGGGCCCGACGTCCACGGTGCTCATGGCACACCGTGACGGGGACACCAAGCGGCTGATCACCCCGACCCTGGAAACCGGCATCCTTCCCGGCACGACCCAGGGCGCCATCTTTGCCGCCGCGCGGGAAGCCGGGTGGGAACTGGGCTACGGGCCGCTGACCCCGCAGGACCTGCTGGCTGCCGAAGGCCTCTGGCTGGTCTCCAGCGTGCGGTTGCTGACCCCGGTGAACTCCATCGACGGCACAGCCATTGCCCGCGACGCCGGGCTGCACGCCGAGCTCACCGCGATGGTCGACGCCATCGCCTAGGGGGGCGCTTGCCCGCAACCACGACCCCGACAGACCCCCCAAGGATTCGAGACACGCCCCCATGCAAGAGCTGTTCCAGCTGGTGCCTGCCGCCTACGTGGTGCTGCGCCGCGGCAACCGGGTGCTGCTCCAGTTGCGCCAAAACACCGGCTTCATGGACGGGCACTGGGCCTGCGCCGCTGCCGGCCATGTCGAGGCGGGGGAATCGGTGGAAGCCGCGGCGGTGCGCGAGGCCGCCGAGGAAATGGGATTGCGCGTGGATCCGCGGGACCTGCTCCCGCTGACAACCTTGCACCGCGCCAACGGCGGGGATTCGCCGCGCGCCCAGCGCGTGGACTTCTTCTTTGCCGTGTCCCGCTGGGCCGGGGAACCGAGCATCATGGAGCCGGAGAAGTGCGGGGCCATTGCCTGGTTCGATCTGGACAAGCTGCCCGACCCCATGCCGGAGCATGAACGCTACGTGCTGCAAAACCTTGCGGCCGGCACGTTGCCGGCCATCGCCTCGCTGGGCTTCACCGAGTAGCCCGGAGCACCCAGGGAAACAAACGGGGCCTTGCCCGTGCCCATCGCAAGATGCACCCGGGCAGGGCCCCGTCGTGTCGTTGGCTTGGCTAGCTCCAGACCAGGTTCCATGTTCCCAACGTGACGGCCGCCCAAGTGGCCGCGGCACCCAGCAGCAGGCCCGCGGCGACGATGACGGCATCCCGCCGCCCGTAGACAGAGGTCCGGAGCCAGGTCCGGGCATTGGTCCCGAAGCCCTTGGCTTCCATGGTCACCGCCAGCCGCGAGGCCCGGCGGATGGCCTGGACCAGCAGCCCGAAGACCTGTCCCAGGTTCGCGCGTAGCCGCTGCCCCGCCGAGCCCCGGCTGCCCACGCCGCGGGCGCGCCGGGCCATGCCCAGCGTGGTCCACTCCTCAATCAGCAACCCCAGCAGGCGCATGCCCGCCAGCGCCCCGAGCACGAAGCGGTGCGGAAGCCGCGCCTTCTGCGCCAGCGCGTTGGCCAGGTCCGTGGGGTCGGTGGTGAACAGCACCAGCACCGCCGGGATGGCAATCGCGAAGGCCCTCAGGCCCGTGGCGGCGCCGGCAGCCAGCGAACCCTCGGTGATGTCGAAGATGCCCAGGTCAAGAAGAACCGCGCCGGAATCGTTGCCCACCAGTGCGGTGCCCCAGGCCCCGAAGAGCGCCGCGAGCAGCAGCGGCCAGCCGCGAGCCAGGAAGCGCGGGATCGACAGCCCCGCCAGCGGCAAGGCCAGGAAGGTCGCCATCACCACCAGGGCGCTGCTGACCCAGTCCATGGAGGCCACCAGCGGGATCGTTGCCAGCGCCACCGCGGCGAGCTTGGCCAGGGGGTTGGCCCTGCCCAGGAAGCTGGCCCCGCCGCGCGCATCGGCCTCCAGCAACCCGGGCCGGACCGCGACGCCGGGTTCGCCATGCGCGGTCCCCGGGCTCTCGAGGACAAATTCGCCGGCACCGAGGGCACGGGCGAAATCCACGTCGTGGGTCACGGCGATGATTGCCGTGCCGCGCTCCAGTTCCTCGCGCAGCAACAACGCCAGCTCCCGCCAGGTGTTGGCGTCCTGGCCGAAGGTCGGCTCGTCAAGGATCAGGATCCGCGGGCCCGAAGCCAGGACCGTGGCCACCGAGAGACGTCGCTTCTCACCGCCCGAAAGCGTGAAGGGGTTCGCCTCGGCAAGATGTCCCAGCCGCAGCCGCGACAGCAGCGTTTCGACCCGTGCCTCGATCTCCCCGTCCGTGAACAGCGGTTCCCGGGTGCCGGGCTTGACCGCGTGGGCAGGCCCGAAGGCCAATTCCTCGCGGACCGTGTTGGTGACGAATTGGTGCTCCGGTTCCTGGAACACCGAACCGATGCGTCCCACCAGTTCGGTGGCGCGCCAGTGGTAGGGGCGGGCCTCGGAGCCGGCAGCCAGCTCCCCGGTGGCCAGCACGGTGCCGGAGGCCTGTGGCAGCAAGCCCCCGAGCGTCAGGGCGAAGGTCGACTTGCCCGAGCCGTTGGCCCCGCGCACGCACCAGGCCTCGCCGGCCGCGACGCGCAGGTCAAGTCCCCCGGCAGCGATTGATCCGCCGCGCTTCCGGGTGACCGCCAGCTCCTTGGCCTCGAGCAGCAGTGCGCCGCCATCCGTTGCGGCGGGCCGCACGTGGATCGACGGGGTGTATCCGGGGACCCAGACCCCGGCGGAGATCAGTTCCTCGCGCACCTTCCCGGGCCCGAAGAGCTCGTCGGGGGTTCCGTCGTGGGCGATGCCGCCGCCCGGTTCCAACACGATGACCCGGTCCATGTGCGGAGCCCAGGCCTCCAGGCGGTGTTCGACGATCAGCAGGGTCGCCCCGGTGGCATCCAGCGCCGCCAGCACCGCGTCGCGGACCTCCAGCACGCCGTCGGGGTCGAGGTTCGCCGTCGGCTCGTCCAGAAGGACCAGCCCCGGGCCCATGGCAAGGATCCCGGCGAGGGCCAGGCGCTGTTTTTGTCCGCCGGAAAGTGCGGCGGTGGGGTGGTCCAGCGGGACATCGAGGCCCACGGCATCGAGGGCATCGATGATGCGTTGGGCGATCTCTTCCGGCGGCACCGACAGGTTTTCGGCACCGAAAGCAGTGTCGTCCCCGACCCGGGCCTGGACGACCTGGGTTTCGGGATCCTGTTGCATGAGCCCGACCAGACCGCGGCCCTGGGCCGAGGGGATTCCGTCCAGCAGCAGTTCGCCGGAGGAATAGGCCTCGTCGTCCTCGTGCAGGACCCCCGCCAGGGCATAGAGCAGCGTGGATTTGCCGGCGCCCGAAGGACCGGCCAGGAGCACGCGTTCCCCGGCGCGGATATCCAGGTCAAGGCCGCGGAGCGCCGGCTGGGCGCGGTCGGCATGCCGCCAACCCCAGTTGCGGGCGCTGACCGAGACGGCCGTGGCCACCCGGCGGCCGGTGTCCGGGGCGCCGGCTTCACGGTCCAGCATCGAAGGTGATGTCATGATGGCTGCCGCGTCCTAGAGGATGGCTTCGGCGGCCGCCTTGCGGCTGGCCAGGGCGCCCAGGGCACCGGTCTTGGCCAGGGCGCGGGTGGCCAGGAAGGACAGCAGCCCGGCAATGACGATGCCCGAGATGGTCATGAACGCGATGTAGGAGAAGAGCATGCCGGTGGTGTATTCAGGGAACCAGCGGAAGATAAAGGTGTCGTTGACGCTGCCGAAGAGCCCTGCCGCGCCTCCGGCCAGCAGTGCCACGGGAAGGTTGAACTTGCGGTAGCGGAACGCGGCGAACACCAGTTCAGCGCCAAGGCCCTGGATCAGGCCGGAGGCCAGGACGGTCAGCCCGAATTCGGAGCCCATGAGTGCCGAGACCATGGCGGCGACGATTTCGCAGAAGAGTGCGGCACCGGGCTTGCGGATGATCAGCGCGCCGAGCACCGCAGGGAAGAGCCACATGCCCGAGACCAGGGAGGCGGAGGGCGGGAAGGCCAGGAACAGGAAGTCAAGCAGGTGGTGGGTGCTGTTCCAGGCCCAGAAGATGACGCCCGAGGACACGGCGATGACGGCCGCGATGACGATGTCAACGACACGCCAGGACGAGGTTGCCGGCTTGTGCCCGGCGGGCTGGTTGGTGGTGCTCATGGTGGTGATCCTCCTTGGATACAAGGAGGGGAGGGAAAACGCTACTTTGAACGCACCCCTGAGAACTCGACTTCCTTCGCCGGTACTAGCCGGGGCAGGTTCGAGGGTCTGCGGCTATCCGCACTCTCAGCGTCTTGGTGCGAATTTCTTCGCACGACGCTCCCCTGTCGTGATTGTTTCAGTCCTATGATGCTACCTCACGCTATGCTGGGGCAGGTACCGTTGCCCGCAACATTTGGGAGTCCCCTTGAACAGCTTGATGAAACTCATCGGCCCAGCTATCTCGATCGCCGCCGGTTTCCTGGGTGGAAAAATCGTCGACAAGGCCTGGACCGGTTTCACCGGCCGGAAGCCGCCGAAGCATGGCAACGCGGAAGCGCAGGCCGAGGCCAGCCTGCGCCAGATCATTGGCTTCGCCGTCCTGTCGGCCACGACTGCGGCCCTGATCCAGGTGTTCACCGACCGCGGCACCCAACGGGCCCTTGCCCGGTTCGCCAAGAAGGCCTGACACCACAAACGCTTCAGGGGCCCACGGATATCCCGTAGGCCCCTAAGCGTTTCCGGCGATCCTCCGCGCCTCGCGGGCAGGGTTTGGCGCCGCGGGAGTTAGTCGATGAAGTCGGTGCGGTCCCGGGGCTGGCCCTTGCCGTGTTCTTGTTCCTCGCGCTGGGCCGCGGCTTCGACGACGGCGGCCAGTTCGTCGGCCACGAGTGTCTCGCGCTTGAGGTGCCGCGTCCGGTATCCGGCGCGTCCCACCATGTGCGCGGAGACCGGCGCGGTGAGCAACTGCAGCAACCAGGCCAGGACCAGCACCGGCAGCACCGCCCAGGAACGCAATTCCAGCCCGAGCGCAGCCAGCAGCAGGAACAAACCCAGCACCTGCGGCTTGGTTGCCGCGTGCAGGCGCGAAAGCAGGTCCGGGAAGCGCAGCATGCCGATTCCGGCGGCCAGGGACATCAGGCAGCCGACGATCATGAACGTCCCGGCAATGATGTCGATGATGGTGTCAAGCATCAGGCGTTTCTCCGATCCGTGACGAAGCGGGAAACGGTGACCGAACCCACGAATCCGACCAGGCACGCCAGCAGCACGAAGACCAGGTTGTTGGTGTGCCGGTTGACTGTCATTTCCACGCAGAGTGCCGCGGAGATGATCAGCAACAGGACATCGGTGGCAATGACGCGTTCCAGGATGGACGGGCCCATTGCCAGCCTGACGATGGCCAGGCAGGCGGCAATCGAGAGCGTGATGCCGCAGATCCACAGGACGATGATCATGAGGTTGCTCCGTCTTGGTTGTTCGTTGCCTTTGGTTCGGCGTTCAGCGCGGCCAGTTCTTCCTTGGTGCCCATCATGCGGATCAGCCGTTCCTCGATCAGCAAGACGGCCGCCCTGGCCTTCTCCACGCCGGCCTGGTCGTTGACGTTGAGCACGTGCAGGTACAGCGTGGAGGACCTTCGGTCCACCTCGACGACATAGGAGCCGGGCACCAGCGTCAGCACGTGGCCCACGAAGGTGGCCAGCAGATCGGACTCGGTGCGCAGCGTGACGGTGATGACGGCGCTGGTGGTCCGCGGCCCGCGGAATATCGCCAGGAACATGACCTCGAAGCTGGCCCGGGTGATGTCGCGCAGGAAGGCGAGGATGAAGACGACTGCACGCCAGATGTTGAAGCGTCCCGAGAGGATGATCGGCGGCAGGCGGAAGACCCGCACCAGCAGCAGCGAGATCAGCAGCCCGAAGACCAGGTTGCCGACGGCGAAGTCCTGCCAAAGCGCGCCCCACACCAGGGTCATGCCGATCAGCAGCGGGATTTCCTGGCGCAGCGTGGAGCGTTGGCGATGGCCGCTCTCGTCCTTGGCGTCGACCAGTCGTTGTTCCGGACTCATCGTGCCTGCCCTTCTCCGGTGCCGAGGACGGCCTCGATGTAGTTGCCCTTGTCCAGCATTTCCATGGCCACCCTGTCGGTGAAGTCGAAGAGCGGTCCGGCAAACACCGTCAAGGCCACGCCCACCAGCACCAGGGCGGCGGTCATGGCGACCATGCCGTTGGGCAGCAGGGCTGCGTTGCCGCGGTCGGAATAGCGGCTTGCCGGCTCGTCCGCGACGATGTCGTAGGTGGCGCCGCGCGCCGCGGAGACGCCCACCAGCAGCAGCGGGTCAGGGTCCGTGGCGTCCTCGGCATTGCGCCAGAAGGCCCTGTTCCAGATGCGGGCGACGGCCAGCAGGGTCAGCAGCGAGGTCAGCAGGGAGACTCCCACCAGCGCCCAGGCCATCGGGGTGCCCAGCTCGGCACCTCCCTGGACCAGCCCCAGCTTGCCCAGGAAGCCGGAGAACGGCGGGATGCCGCCGAGGTTCATGGCGGGGACAAAGAAGAGCAGGGCCAGCAGCGGGGAGAGTTTCGCGAGGGAACCGAGCCGGTCGATGTTCGAGGTTCCGGCGCGGCGCTCAATGAGCCCCGCCACCAGGAACAGCGAGGTCTGCACCACGATGTGGTGGGCCACGTAGTACACGGTGGCGCCGAGTCCCAGCTGGTTGCCCACGGCCACGCCGAAGATCAGGAAGCCGATGTGGCTGGTCAGCGTGAAGGAAAGCATTCGCTTGATGTCGGTCTGCGCCACGGCACCGAGGATTCCCACCAGCATGGTCAGGCCGGCGACGACCATCAGCGCGTCGGAGAGCCGGTCCCCGGGGAAGAGCAGGGTCTCGGTGCGGATGATGGCGTAGACGCCCACCTTGGTCAGCAACCCGGCAAACACGGCGGTGACGGGCGCGGGCGCGGTGGGGTAGGAGTCAGGGAGCCAGAAAGACAGCGGGAAGACCGCTGCCTTGATCCCGAAGGCCACCAACAGCATCACATGCAGCACCGTCTGGGTGCCAGGGGAAATCTCCGGCAGCTTTTGTGCCAAATCGGCCATGTTCACGGTGCCGACGGCCGCGTAGATCATGCCGATGGTGATCAGGAACAGCACCGAGGAGGTCACCGACACCACCACGTAGGTGGTTCCCGCGCGGATGCGCGCAGTGGTGCCGCCCAGGGTCAGCAACACGTAGGAGGCGGTCAGCAGGATCTCGAAGCCCACATAAAGGTTGAACAGGTCCCCTGCGAGGAAGGCGTTGGACACGCCGGCCACCAGGATCAGGTAGGCAGGGTGGAAGATCGACACCGGCCCGTCCTCGTCCCCGTCGGCCATGCCCTGGCTGGTGGCGTAGAGCAGCACCGCGAGGGAGACGATGGTTGAGACCACCAGCATGAAGGCGGAGAACCCGTCGACGACCATGGAGATTCCGAAGGGCGGCGCCCAGCCGCCCAGGGTGACCGAGTAGGTCCCGCCGTTCCAGACCGTGGCCAGCATCCAGGTCTCAAGGATGAGGGTGAACACCAGGACGCCAATGGTCACCGCGCGCTGGGTGCGGCGCTTGCGGCGCAGGATGAAGGCCAGGGCCGCGCCGAAGATCGGCAGGGCCACGGCAAGCGGGGCAAAGGAAACGGCGCTCAGTGGTGCGTCGATCATGCGCCGGGCCCCTTGTCGGTGGTGGTGTCAGTTGGCACGAAGTCGTCCCCCTCGAATTCGGTGGTGTCTTCCGGCACCGGCGAGTCTTCCTCGAAGTCGAAGGTCGACTGCTGGGAGACGCGAAGGTCCTCGACGTCGTCGGCAACCACGTCGGCCCGGGAAATCACCCAGGAGCGGTAGATGATGCCCAACATGAACGCGGTCACCGCAAAGGTGATCACGATGGCCGTGAGGATCAGCGCCTGCGGCAGCGGGTCGCTGTATTGTTCCGGGCCCAGCGCCGACTGGTACAGCGGGGCCTCGCCGCGGCGTCCGCCGGCGGAGAGGATCAACAGGTTCACCCCGTTGCCCAGCACCACGATGCCCAGCAGCACCCGGGTCAGCGAGCGTTCGAGCAGGAGGTAGATCCCGACGGCAAAAAGTACGCCCATCACTATGAGCAAGGTGATATTGGTGCTCAACGTCCCACTCCCGTCTCCGCGTCGGAAACCATGTCATGTGTGTCGGTGGGGCTGCGGCCCTCGGAACGGTCGTCGATTTCCGAGCCCAGGGAACGGAGCACGTCGATGACCAGCCCGACCACCACCAGGTAGACGCCGATGTCGAAGATCGTCGAGGTCACGAACTTCTGCTCCCCGAAGAGCGGCCAGGTGAATTCGATGGCGGCGGAGGTGAACATCTGGGCGCCGAAGAGCAGCGGTGCCGCCGCGGTGAGTGCCGCGAGCCCCAGCCCGGTGCCCATCAGCGTTCCCGGGCTCACCGGCGTGGCCTCGGCCAGTTCCACCCGGCCGCCGGCCAGGTAGCGGATGGCCAGGGCCAGGCCGGCCAGCAGGCCGCCGGCAAAGCCGCCGCCCGGGGTGTTGTGCCCGGCCAGCAGCAGGTACACCGAAGCCAGCAGGATGGTGTGGAAAACCAGCCTGGTGACCACCTCGAAGGTGATGGAGCGTCGCTCGGGGGCCAGCGTATGGCCTGCCACCAGCCAGGAGTCCTTCTTGGAGATTGCGAAGTTCCGCGCCACGGCAAGTCCCGCACGGCTCTGGTCGCGTCCGCCGATGGCCTCCGAGCCGTGGTCCACCGAACCGTGGGGCACCGCGGAGACGCGCAGCCGTTTGTCTCCGCGACCGCGCACGAAGATCAGCGAGGCGACGCCGGTGGCGGCGGCCGCGAGCACGGTGATCTCGCCGAAGGTGTCCCAGGCACGCATGTCCACCAGGGTCACGTTAACGATGTTCTTGCCCGCCCCGCCGACGTAGGCCAGCTCCGGGTAGGCCAGCGAAATGGGGTCGGCCACGCGCGAGGCCATTGAGGTGGCGGCGATGTAGATCATCGACGCACCGAAGCCGATGCCGATCAGCGCGCGGCCCAGCCGATGGCCGGTGGGGTTCTTGGCCCACAGTTCCACCGGCAGGGCACGCAGTGCCAGCACGAAGGCCACCAGCACGATGGTTTCCACCAGCAGCTGGGTGATGGCCAGGTCTGGCGCTCCCTGTAGCGCGAAGATCGCCGCCATGCCGTAGCCGCTGACCGAAACCATCAGCACGGCCAGGAAGCGCCGGTTGGCCTGAACTGCCCCGATGGCGCCGACAATCATGATCAGGCCGATAACCATCTGGGCGGGATGGTCAAAGGCGATGAAGTTCCCCGGGTCCGGGGTGCTGAGCATGATGGCGACCGAACTTGGCAGCAGCAGCGCCACCAACAGGATCACTACGAGGTAGAAGGACAGGGAACCACGCTGGGTGCGGCCGGTGAGCCAGATGGCCAGGTTGTCCACGCCGCCGACGGTGTATTTGTAATCGCGTTCGGCATCGAACACCGCGGGGACCTTGGCCTGGAAGGCAAAGACCTTTTCACGCGCCAGGAAGAGCAATGCACCGACCACCATGGTCAGGGCCGTGAGTCCCAGCACCGGGGTGAAACCGTGCCAGAGTGCCAGGTGGATGGGGGTCTGGGCGGGCTCGAACAACCCGATGTACGGGGCAATGGCGCCCTCAAGGACCTGCGGGATCCAGGCGAATGCGACGGTGGCGGCGGTCAGGACGAGCAACGGCGTCAGGAACAACAGCGGCACCTTGGGGAAGGCGGTCGGTGCCATGCCTGGCTTCGCTGCAAATCCGCCCCAGAGGAAACGGGCCGCATAGGCGAAGGTCATCATTGACCCGGCCACCACGCCGATGAACAGCACCATGCCGGCTGTGCCATGGCCCTGGGCGTATTCCAGGAGGGACTCGTAAACGGCTTCCTTGGCCACGAAGCCGTAGAGCGGCGGGAACCCGGCCATGGAGGCCGAGGCAATAGCCGCGACCGTAAAGAGCAACGGCGAGGACTTGTAGAGCCCGGAAAGCTGGTGGACATCGCGCGTACCGGATTTGTGGTCGATGATGCCCACGATCAGGAAGAGCGTGGCCTTGAAGAATCCGTGGGCCAGCATCATGGCCAGGCCCGCCAGCGCCGCGTTGGGGGTGCCTACGCCCATGATCAGGATCAGGAAGCCCAGCTGTGAGACGGTGCCGTAGGCCAGCAGCAGTTTGAGGTCGTGTTGCTTCAGCGCGCGCCAGCCGCCGATGAGCATGGTGGCAAGGCCGAGCCACAGCAGCATCGGTTGCCAAAAGGCGGTTTCACTAAAG contains:
- a CDS encoding Na(+)/H(+) antiporter subunit C; this translates as MSTNITLLIVMGVLFAVGIYLLLERSLTRVLLGIVVLGNGVNLLILSAGGRRGEAPLYQSALGPEQYSDPLPQALILTAIVITFAVTAFMLGIIYRSWVISRADVVADDVEDLRVSQQSTFDFEEDSPVPEDTTEFEGDDFVPTDTTTDKGPGA
- a CDS encoding Na+/H+ antiporter subunit A, whose translation is MLLVLIALFAVAGIAPLIFRYLGRSTFYVLAAAPALAFVWLLANFPAFTQSEQAVASGGPNAPPSELYSWIGPLNAHLDFRMDALAAVMCVLVLGVGALVLFYCARYFKNEDPHTAAFGAQLLAFAASMFGLVTADDLLLLFVFWELTTILSFLLIGFNRTRMSARRSALTALMVTTFGGLTMLAGLIMLGNAAGTYRISEILAMAPDLTALGTYIDVAIALVLIGAVSKSALVPFHFWLPGAMAAPTPVSAYLHAAAMVKAGIYLVARLAPGFSETAFWQPMLLWLGLATMLIGGWRALKQHDLKLLLAYGTVSQLGFLILIMGVGTPNAALAGLAMMLAHGFFKATLFLIVGIIDHKSGTRDVHQLSGLYKSSPLLFTVAAIASASMAGFPPLYGFVAKEAVYESLLEYAQGHGTAGMVLFIGVVAGSMMTFAYAARFLWGGFAAKPGMAPTAFPKVPLLFLTPLLVLTAATVAFAWIPQVLEGAIAPYIGLFEPAQTPIHLALWHGFTPVLGLTALTMVVGALLFLAREKVFAFQAKVPAVFDAERDYKYTVGGVDNLAIWLTGRTQRGSLSFYLVVILLVALLLPSSVAIMLSTPDPGNFIAFDHPAQMVIGLIMIVGAIGAVQANRRFLAVLMVSVSGYGMAAIFALQGAPDLAITQLLVETIVLVAFVLALRALPVELWAKNPTGHRLGRALIGIGFGASMIYIAATSMASRVADPISLAYPELAYVGGAGKNIVNVTLVDMRAWDTFGEITVLAAAATGVASLIFVRGRGDKRLRVSAVPHGSVDHGSEAIGGRDQSRAGLAVARNFAISKKDSWLVAGHTLAPERRSITFEVVTRLVFHTILLASVYLLLAGHNTPGGGFAGGLLAGLALAIRYLAGGRVELAEATPVSPGTLMGTGLGLAALTAAAPLLFGAQMFTSAAIEFTWPLFGEQKFVTSTIFDIGVYLVVVGLVIDVLRSLGSEIDDRSEGRSPTDTHDMVSDAETGVGR
- a CDS encoding Na+/H+ antiporter subunit D; its protein translation is MIDAPLSAVSFAPLAVALPIFGAALAFILRRKRRTQRAVTIGVLVFTLILETWMLATVWNGGTYSVTLGGWAPPFGISMVVDGFSAFMLVVSTIVSLAVLLYATSQGMADGDEDGPVSIFHPAYLILVAGVSNAFLAGDLFNLYVGFEILLTASYVLLTLGGTTARIRAGTTYVVVSVTSSVLFLITIGMIYAAVGTVNMADLAQKLPEISPGTQTVLHVMLLVAFGIKAAVFPLSFWLPDSYPTAPAPVTAVFAGLLTKVGVYAIIRTETLLFPGDRLSDALMVVAGLTMLVGILGAVAQTDIKRMLSFTLTSHIGFLIFGVAVGNQLGLGATVYYVAHHIVVQTSLFLVAGLIERRAGTSNIDRLGSLAKLSPLLALLFFVPAMNLGGIPPFSGFLGKLGLVQGGAELGTPMAWALVGVSLLTSLLTLLAVARIWNRAFWRNAEDATDPDPLLLVGVSAARGATYDIVADEPASRYSDRGNAALLPNGMVAMTAALVLVGVALTVFAGPLFDFTDRVAMEMLDKGNYIEAVLGTGEGQAR